The following are from one region of the Trichoderma breve strain T069 chromosome 5, whole genome shotgun sequence genome:
- a CDS encoding zinc-binding dehydrogenase domain-containing protein has product MKAVQIAKNGGPEVLEYNDIPVPKPSAGQILVKNHFAGVNYIDTYFRAGLYPAPFFPLTMGREASGEVVAVHDSVSRFAPGTRVAYMAGGESATYAEYTAVDAEKVVAIPEGLSSEHAAAIYLQGLTAWTFIREAGEVKAGQWTLVHAAAGGVGTLLVQMLKSVGAKIIATASTDEKLALAKKHGADYLVNSNDDIVSKVKEITGGHGIDAIFDGVGKATFDADLQMIALKGHLISFGNASGAVPPVNILQLGPKNVKLMRPIVNGYVSERADLERYTSELFDLVISKKLEVNIHNIYSLKDAAQAHIDLESRKTTGKLLIKIN; this is encoded by the exons ATGAAGGCCGTCCAGATCGCCAAAAATGGCGGCCCCGAAGTCCTCGAATACAACGACATCCCTGTGCCTAAACCCTCCGCGGGCCAGATCCTAGTCAAGAACCACTTCGCCGGCGTCAACTACATCGACACCTACTTCCGCGCCGGCCTCTATCCCgcgcccttcttccccttgaCCATGGGCCGCGAGGCTTCAGGCGAGGTCGTGGCCGTCCACGACTCCGTCTCCAGGTTCGCGCCCGGAACCCGCGTCGCTTACATGGCCGGCGGAGAGTCTGCGACTTACGCCGAGTATACCGCCGTGGACGCCGAGAAGGTCGTGGCCATCCCCGAGGGTTTGTCCAGCGAGCACGCCGCGGCGATTTACCTGCAAGGGCTGACGGCCTGGACGTTTATTCGCGAGGCGGGCGAGGTCAAGGCCGGCCAGTGGACGCTGGTGCATGCTGCGGCGGGAGGCGTGGGCACGCTGTTGGTGCAGATGCTCAAGAGCGTTGGGGCCAAGATCATTGCGACGGCGAGCACGGATGAGAAGCTTgcgctggccaagaagcacgGTGCGGATTATCTCGTCAACTCCAACGATGACATTGTcagcaaggtcaaggagattACGGGCGGTCAcggcatcgacgccatcTTTGACGGTGTTGGCAAGGCGACGTTTGATGCCGATCTGCAGATGATTGCTCTCAAGGGCCACCTCATCTCATTCGGCAACGCT TCTGGAGCTGTCCCCCCTGTCAACATCCTGCAGCTCGGCCCCAAAAACGTCAAGCTCATGAGACCCATCGTCAATGGCTACGTCTCTGAAAGAGCAGACCTTGAAAGGTACACGTCCGAGCTCTTTGACCttgtcatctccaagaagctAGAGGTCAACATCCACAACATCTACTCCCTCAAGGATGCCGCCCAGGCGCACATTGATCTAGAAAGCAGAAAGACAACGGGCAAGCTCCTGATCAAGATCAACTAG
- a CDS encoding NAD dependent epimerase/dehydratase family domain-containing protein, giving the protein MAVGTVLITGGTGYIGSFTTLALLDAGYDVVIVDSLYNSSKVAIDRIELLAGRRPDFYQVDITDEKALDEVFAKHPAIDSVIHFAALKAVGESSIIPLEYYRVNVGGSIALLQSMTRYNVTNIVFSSSATVYGDATRFPDMIPIPEHCPIGPTNTYGRTKSMIEDVITDYVNAQRTNLEKEGKPFQQWNGALLRYFNPCGAHPSGIMGEDPQGVPFNLLPLLGQVATGQREKLLVFGEDYPSRDGTAIRDYIHVVDLARGHLEALNYLRSKQPGVKAWNLGSGRGSTVFEIIKAFSNVVGRDLKYEVVARRPGDVLDLTANPKLANEELQWKTELTMEKACEDLWRWVSNNPQGYRQEPPAELLAAIKKA; this is encoded by the exons ATGGCTGTCGGAACTGTTCTCATCACCGG TGGCACGGGCTACATCGGCTCCTTCACGACTCTGGCCCTGCTCGACGCCGGCTACGATGTCGTCATTGTCGACAGCCTCTACAACTCGTCCAAGGTTGCGATTGACCGGAtcgagctgctggccggcCGCCGCCCCGACTTTTACCAGGTCGACATCACCGATGAGAAGGCGCTGGACGAGGTCTTTGCCAAGCACCCCGCCATCGACAGCGTCATCCACTTTGCTGCGCTCAAG GCCGTTGGAGAGTCGTCCATCATCCCTCTCGAGTACTACCGCGTCAACGTCGGCGGCAGCATTGCGCTCCTCCAGTCCATGACCCGCTACAATGTCACCAACattgtcttctcctcctccgccaccgTCTACGGCGATGCCACTCGATTCCCCGACATGATCCCCATCCCCGAGCACTGCCCCATTGGCCCGACCAACACCTACGGCCGCACCAAGTCCATGATTGAGGACGTCATCACCGACTACGTCAATGCCCAGCGCACCAacctggagaaggagggcaagccCTTCCAGCAGTGGAACGGCGCCCTGCTGCGCTACTTCAACCCTTGCGGTGCGCACCCCAGCGGCATCATGGGCGAGGATCCTCAGGGCGTTCCTTTCAACCTGCTCCCCTTGCTGGGACAGGTTGCCACTGGCCAGCGCGAGAAGTTGCTGGTCTTTGGCGAGG ACTACCCCTCCCGCGACGGAACCGCCATCCGAGACTACATCCACGTCGTGGATCTTGCTCGAGGCCACTTGGAGGCCCTCAACTACCTCCGCTCCAAGCAGCCCGGTGTCAAGGCCTGGAACCTGGGCTCCGGCCGTGGCAGCACCGTCTTCGAGATCATCAAGGCTTTCAGCAACGTCGTCGGCCGCGACTTGAAGTACGAGGTCGTTGCCCGCAGACCCGGTGATGTCTTGGACCTGACTGCCAACcccaagctggccaacgaGGAGCTGCAGTGGAAGACTGAGCTCACCATGGAGAAGGCCTGCGAGGACCTCTGGCGGTGGGTCAGCAACAACCCCCAGGGATACCGACAGGAGCCGCCGGCGGAGTTGTTGGCTGCTATCAAGAAGGCGTAA